A stretch of the Marinobacter sp. JH2 genome encodes the following:
- a CDS encoding IclR family transcriptional regulator C-terminal domain-containing protein: MDEQILKPGDRDFVGALASGLEVLQAFDSESPRMTLTEVAARTDMDRAKARRFLLTLHALGFVKRSGRQFELTPRVLQLGYAYQASNQYRTVIQQYLEDITAELGESSSLAVLDGDDVVYVVRSAARHRLMAITLSVGTRLPAAYTSMGRVLLAQLPEPERLAFLDRVQLERFTEASITDKAALGHAIDKAGEQGYAIVDEELDSGLRSVAVPVFSGSGELLGAINISTNAARVDRQTLISVYLPRLQDAAQSVQRATQ; encoded by the coding sequence ATGGACGAGCAGATTCTTAAGCCCGGGGATAGGGATTTCGTAGGAGCATTAGCATCAGGGTTGGAGGTACTTCAGGCTTTTGACTCGGAGTCTCCACGAATGACCCTGACAGAGGTGGCCGCGCGCACAGACATGGACAGGGCAAAGGCGCGGCGATTTTTATTGACCCTGCATGCGCTTGGGTTTGTAAAGCGCAGCGGTCGGCAGTTCGAACTCACCCCTCGGGTTTTACAGCTGGGTTATGCCTATCAAGCGTCGAATCAGTACCGGACGGTTATCCAGCAGTACCTGGAAGACATCACCGCAGAGCTGGGAGAATCCTCGTCTCTGGCCGTGCTGGATGGAGACGACGTGGTTTACGTGGTGCGGTCTGCAGCGCGGCACCGTTTGATGGCGATTACCCTGTCGGTAGGTACGCGACTGCCAGCAGCCTACACGTCAATGGGGCGGGTATTGTTGGCGCAGTTGCCGGAACCGGAACGGCTTGCTTTTCTAGACCGGGTCCAGCTGGAGCGTTTCACCGAGGCCTCTATTACCGATAAAGCGGCGCTGGGCCATGCCATCGATAAAGCGGGTGAACAAGGCTATGCCATCGTCGATGAAGAACTGGATTCAGGTCTCCGTTCCGTTGCCGTGCCGGTGTTTTCGGGCAGCGGGGAGCTTCTCGGGGCGATTAATATCAGCACCAATGCCGCTCGGGTCGATAGGCAGACGTTGATCAGCGTTTATCTGCCACGGTTGCAGGACGCAGCACAATCGGTACAGCGGGCCACACAGTAA